A section of the Hydrogenothermus marinus genome encodes:
- a CDS encoding CTP synthase has product MQKFIFITGGVLSSLGKGVTSAGIGAILESMGYKITFLKLDPYLNIDPGTMNPYQHGEVYVTEDGAETDLDLGHYERFTHVVLTKYNNATSGKLYNTILEKERRGAYLGATVQIIPHFTNEIKRAIEKAADGADIILVEIGGTVGDIESLPFLEAIRQMSLELGKENSLFIHLTYVPYIKAAGELKTKPSQHSVKELRAIGIQPDILICRAEKPLPKAIKRKLALFTNVDEDAVLSAPDLNTIYEIPLLLKKEKLDQVISKNLKLEYKEPDLTHWKKIVNTWNNLEKTDKEVNIAIIGKYIELKDAYKSIDEALIHASIANKVKVNLNWVKADDLTEENIYESLKDIDGILIPGGFGERGIEGKILAAKYARENNIPYFGICLGMQVAVIEFARNVVGLKGANSTEFDPETPYPVIDLMPEQRNINNKGGTMRLGAYKCTLKEGTKAFEIYGKKDIYERHRHRYEFNPEFRPILEEKGLVVSGEYTAKKLPEIIELPEHKWFIGCQFHPEFKSKPFAPHPLFVAFVEASYKNRLEKIN; this is encoded by the coding sequence TTGCAGAAATTCATATTTATTACAGGTGGTGTTCTTTCTTCGCTTGGAAAAGGCGTTACTTCAGCAGGAATAGGTGCAATATTAGAGTCTATGGGTTATAAAATAACTTTTTTAAAATTAGATCCATATTTAAATATAGATCCAGGAACTATGAATCCTTATCAGCATGGTGAAGTTTATGTAACTGAAGATGGAGCTGAAACTGATCTTGATCTTGGGCATTATGAAAGATTTACCCATGTAGTTTTAACTAAATATAATAATGCAACTTCTGGAAAACTTTATAATACAATTCTTGAAAAAGAAAGAAGAGGAGCATATCTTGGAGCTACAGTCCAGATAATTCCCCATTTTACAAATGAAATAAAAAGAGCTATAGAAAAGGCAGCAGATGGTGCAGATATTATATTAGTTGAAATAGGTGGTACAGTAGGTGATATTGAGAGCTTACCTTTCTTAGAAGCTATTCGTCAGATGTCATTAGAACTGGGGAAAGAAAATTCTTTATTTATTCATCTTACTTATGTTCCTTATATAAAAGCTGCTGGAGAACTTAAAACAAAACCATCCCAGCATTCAGTAAAAGAATTAAGAGCAATAGGAATCCAACCAGATATTTTAATATGTAGAGCTGAAAAACCTTTACCTAAAGCTATAAAAAGAAAATTGGCTTTATTTACAAATGTTGATGAAGATGCAGTTTTATCAGCACCAGATTTAAATACAATTTATGAAATACCTTTATTGTTAAAAAAAGAGAAATTAGATCAAGTTATATCCAAAAATTTAAAACTTGAGTATAAAGAACCAGACTTGACCCATTGGAAAAAAATAGTAAATACATGGAATAACTTAGAAAAAACAGATAAAGAAGTTAATATAGCTATAATTGGAAAATATATAGAATTAAAAGATGCATATAAAAGTATAGATGAAGCTTTAATCCATGCAAGTATAGCAAATAAAGTTAAAGTGAATTTAAATTGGGTAAAAGCTGATGATTTAACTGAAGAGAATATATATGAAAGTCTAAAAGATATAGATGGGATACTTATTCCCGGTGGATTTGGAGAAAGAGGAATAGAAGGAAAAATATTAGCTGCTAAATATGCAAGGGAAAATAATATTCCATATTTTGGTATATGTCTTGGTATGCAAGTAGCTGTCATAGAATTTGCAAGAAATGTTGTAGGTTTAAAAGGAGCCAATTCTACAGAGTTTGATCCTGAAACACCATATCCTGTAATAGATTTAATGCCAGAACAGAGAAATATTAATAATAAAGGTGGAACAATGAGACTTGGTGCTTACAAATGTACTTTAAAAGAAGGTACTAAAGCTTTTGAGATTTATGGAAAGAAAGATATTTATGAAAGACATAGACATAGATATGAATTTAACCCAGAATTTAGACCAATTTTAGAAGAAAAAGGGTTAGTTGTATCAGGAGAATATACTGCTAAGAAATTACCAGAAATTATAGAACTTCCGGAGCATAAATGGTTTATAGGTTGCCAATTTCACCCAGAATTTAAAAGTAAGCCTTTTGCTCCTCATCCTTTATTTGTTGCTTTTGTAGAAGCAAGTTATAAAAATAGACTGGAAAAAATAAATTAA
- the dnaB gene encoding replicative DNA helicase has product MDKLLDYPIPHDDQTERAVLGALLYDPSNVDTVINILKPEDFYNLRNKIVYEAILDLVEEGKILDPIVLKNHLEKLGKLESIGGENYITLLLQDAAPQSALEILAQNLKEKSIARGLIDIAKDILIKSKTVRDINELIEETENRIFKLSEEKSVAEYYSLGDLLKETLNIINELSKKETLVTGLASGFYELDRLTTGFHNGDLIIIAARPAMGKTAFALSILYNVSVIEQKPSAFFSLEMSRQQIAMRLLCQETRIPLRKVRSGFLTKDELEKLTDKALKMVNAPIYIDDTASLSILDLRAKARKLKREKDIQLIVIDYLQLMRSSRRVESRQQEVAEISRGLKGLAKDLNIPVIALAQLSRQTELRSDKRPQLADLRESGSIEQDADLVMFIHRPEYYKKNPTPEEEGIAEIIIAKQRNGPTGTIKLAFIKDITRFENLAKDYYQNIEESENKNINQDKSKISNQKENPLEYLNEEEIPFNLEEDEIVDM; this is encoded by the coding sequence TTGGATAAATTATTAGATTATCCTATACCTCATGATGACCAAACAGAGAGGGCAGTATTAGGAGCTTTATTATATGATCCAAGTAATGTAGATACAGTTATAAATATATTAAAACCAGAAGATTTTTACAATCTAAGAAATAAGATTGTTTACGAAGCTATTTTAGATTTAGTAGAAGAAGGTAAAATTTTAGATCCAATAGTTCTTAAAAATCATCTTGAAAAATTAGGAAAGTTAGAAAGTATTGGTGGTGAAAACTATATTACATTATTATTACAAGATGCAGCTCCACAAAGTGCTTTAGAAATACTTGCACAAAATCTTAAAGAAAAATCTATTGCAAGAGGATTAATAGATATTGCCAAAGATATTTTAATAAAATCTAAAACAGTAAGAGATATAAATGAGCTTATAGAAGAAACAGAAAACAGAATATTTAAACTTTCAGAAGAAAAATCTGTAGCTGAGTATTATTCCTTAGGAGATCTTCTAAAAGAAACATTAAATATAATTAATGAACTTTCTAAAAAAGAAACCTTAGTTACAGGTCTTGCTTCAGGATTTTATGAACTTGATAGGCTTACAACAGGATTCCATAACGGAGATTTAATCATAATAGCTGCAAGACCAGCTATGGGAAAAACAGCATTTGCTCTTTCAATCCTTTATAACGTTTCAGTTATTGAACAAAAACCTTCTGCATTTTTCTCATTAGAAATGTCAAGACAGCAGATAGCAATGAGACTTTTATGTCAAGAAACAAGAATACCTTTAAGAAAAGTAAGATCTGGATTTTTAACAAAAGATGAATTAGAAAAATTAACAGATAAAGCTTTAAAAATGGTAAATGCTCCTATATATATAGATGATACTGCATCTTTATCTATTTTAGATTTAAGAGCTAAAGCAAGAAAATTAAAAAGGGAAAAAGATATACAGCTTATTGTAATAGATTATCTTCAGCTTATGAGGTCTTCCCGTAGAGTTGAAAGTAGACAACAAGAAGTAGCAGAAATATCAAGAGGTCTTAAAGGACTTGCAAAAGATTTAAATATTCCGGTAATAGCTCTTGCCCAGCTTTCAAGACAAACAGAACTTAGAAGTGATAAAAGACCTCAGCTTGCAGATTTAAGAGAAAGTGGAAGTATAGAACAAGATGCCGATTTAGTTATGTTTATCCATAGACCAGAATATTACAAAAAGAACCCAACTCCAGAAGAAGAAGGAATTGCAGAAATTATAATTGCAAAACAAAGAAATGGACCAACAGGAACAATAAAACTTGCATTTATAAAAGATATTACAAGGTTTGAAAATCTTGCAAAAGATTATTATCAAAATATAGAAGAATCTGAAAATAAAAATATTAACCAAGATAAATCAAAGATTTCTAATCAAAAAGAAAATCCTTTAGAATATTTAAATGAAGAAGAAATACCATTTAATTTAGAAGAAGATGAAATAGTGGATATGTAA
- the hslU gene encoding ATP-dependent protease ATPase subunit HslU — MDNIKELTPKEIVNQLDKYIVGQHKAKKAVAIALRNRWRRQKLPEKLRDEVIPKNILMIGPTGVGKTEIARRLASLVNAPFIKVEATKFTEVGYVGRDVEAIIRELVETAFKMVKAEKIEEVKEKAEKLAEEKILDYLVPRKIRRFGSFEEREEESPAREKFREMLRKGQLDDKIIEIEVEEKPTVVGGVIAPGMEDIESQLKDLFSSIAPAKKKRRKMNVKDAFKYIKQQEAEKLIDMDEVASEAVKRAENFGIVFIDEIDKVAGKSSSSGPDVSREGVQRDLLPIVEGTTVSTKYGPVKTDHILFIAAGAFHLAKPSDLIPELQGRFPIRVELKALTKEDFIKILTEPENALIKQYKALMETEDVYLEFTDDAIEEIARIAEEVNEKTENIGARRLHTILENIMEDYSFEAPDLKGQTIIIDKKFVQSKLENIIQNEDLTKYIL, encoded by the coding sequence TTGGATAATATAAAAGAGTTAACTCCAAAAGAGATAGTTAATCAGCTTGATAAATATATAGTTGGACAACATAAAGCAAAAAAAGCAGTAGCTATAGCTTTAAGAAATAGATGGAGAAGGCAAAAACTTCCAGAAAAATTAAGAGATGAAGTTATACCTAAGAATATATTAATGATAGGACCAACAGGTGTTGGTAAAACAGAAATAGCAAGAAGATTAGCATCTTTAGTAAATGCTCCTTTTATTAAAGTAGAAGCAACAAAGTTTACAGAAGTTGGTTATGTAGGAAGAGATGTAGAAGCAATTATTAGAGAACTTGTTGAGACTGCTTTTAAAATGGTGAAAGCTGAAAAAATAGAAGAAGTTAAAGAAAAAGCAGAAAAATTAGCAGAAGAAAAAATTTTAGATTATTTAGTTCCAAGAAAAATAAGAAGATTTGGAAGTTTTGAAGAAAGAGAAGAAGAATCTCCTGCAAGAGAAAAATTTAGAGAAATGTTAAGAAAAGGTCAGCTTGACGACAAAATAATAGAGATTGAAGTTGAAGAAAAACCAACAGTTGTTGGTGGAGTTATAGCTCCAGGTATGGAAGATATAGAAAGTCAGTTAAAGGATTTATTCTCATCTATTGCACCAGCTAAGAAAAAAAGAAGAAAAATGAATGTAAAAGATGCCTTTAAATATATAAAACAACAGGAAGCAGAAAAACTTATAGATATGGATGAAGTAGCTTCAGAAGCAGTAAAAAGAGCAGAAAATTTTGGAATAGTTTTTATAGATGAGATAGATAAAGTAGCTGGAAAATCTTCGTCTTCAGGACCTGATGTTTCAAGAGAAGGTGTTCAAAGAGATTTACTTCCAATAGTAGAAGGAACTACTGTTTCTACAAAGTATGGACCTGTTAAAACAGATCACATACTATTTATTGCTGCAGGAGCTTTTCATTTAGCAAAACCTTCAGATTTAATCCCAGAACTACAAGGTAGATTCCCAATAAGAGTAGAGCTTAAAGCATTAACAAAAGAAGATTTTATAAAAATTCTTACAGAACCTGAAAATGCTTTAATAAAACAGTATAAAGCATTAATGGAAACAGAAGATGTTTATTTAGAATTTACAGATGATGCAATTGAAGAGATAGCAAGAATAGCAGAAGAAGTTAATGAAAAAACTGAAAACATAGGTGCAAGAAGATTACATACAATTTTAGAAAATATAATGGAAGATTACTCTTTTGAGGCTCCAGATTTAAAAGGACAGACTATAATAATAGATAAAAAATTTGTACAATCTAAATTAGAAAACATTATCCAAAATGAAGATTTAACTAAATATATTTTATAA
- a CDS encoding metallophosphoesterase family protein — protein sequence MKFLQISDTHLGYNQYGLKERGEDFFDVFKEAIDIAIDEKVDFILHSGDFFHTSRPSNEVLLNAIDQLKRLKEANIPIFAISGNHDRGNQVRDISPLKILENFGLNLVENGSLYYEGIVISGLKYLSKVAIREHKGIKDFLEKILEKSPDKNALHLLMLHAEFEPFFPNSLNLNKEVPEGFDYIGIGHYHIPQKPFLMGNTTVLYAGSTEFTAYNEKEENYPKGIHLINYQDKEFDYKFLELKRKRPFIRINVEDNLEKLEKDLKEKLEESYEISDKKPVVILKGNVKNISYKDIYTLIEAKNFNEKVLHFNISLTNIFETESLVESLSDNKEEPIEYKLKEFLDDENLYNHVIDVIATLKTFDTTDEVKKYLKENPNLLDI from the coding sequence GTGAAATTTTTACAAATAAGTGATACTCATTTAGGCTATAACCAATATGGTCTAAAAGAAAGAGGAGAAGATTTTTTTGATGTTTTTAAGGAAGCTATTGATATAGCTATAGACGAAAAGGTAGATTTTATACTTCATTCAGGGGACTTTTTCCATACTTCTCGTCCCTCTAATGAAGTGTTATTAAATGCAATTGATCAATTAAAAAGATTAAAAGAAGCTAATATTCCAATATTTGCAATATCTGGAAACCATGATAGAGGAAATCAAGTAAGAGATATTTCTCCTTTAAAGATTTTAGAAAATTTTGGTTTAAATTTAGTTGAAAATGGAAGTTTATATTATGAAGGAATAGTTATTTCCGGATTAAAATATCTTTCAAAAGTAGCAATAAGAGAACATAAAGGAATTAAGGATTTTTTAGAAAAAATATTAGAGAAATCCCCTGATAAAAATGCTCTTCACCTTTTAATGCTTCACGCAGAATTTGAACCATTTTTTCCAAATAGCTTAAATCTAAACAAAGAAGTTCCCGAAGGTTTTGATTATATAGGAATAGGCCATTATCATATTCCACAAAAACCATTTTTAATGGGAAATACAACTGTTCTATATGCAGGTTCTACAGAATTTACTGCATATAATGAAAAAGAGGAAAACTATCCAAAAGGTATACATCTAATTAATTATCAGGATAAAGAGTTTGATTATAAGTTCCTTGAATTAAAAAGAAAAAGACCTTTTATCAGAATAAATGTAGAAGATAATTTAGAAAAATTAGAAAAGGATTTAAAAGAAAAATTAGAAGAAAGTTATGAAATATCAGATAAAAAACCTGTAGTTATTCTTAAAGGAAATGTAAAAAATATAAGCTATAAGGATATTTATACCTTAATAGAAGCTAAAAATTTTAATGAAAAAGTTTTACATTTTAATATATCTTTAACAAATATTTTTGAAACAGAAAGTTTAGTAGAATCTTTATCTGATAATAAAGAAGAGCCTATTGAATATAAATTAAAAGAGTTTTTAGATGATGAAAATCTTTATAATCATGTAATAGATGTAATAGCAACTCTTAAAACCTTTGATACAACTGATGAGGTTAAAAAATATCTAAAAGAAAATCCTAACCTTTTAGACATTTAA
- a CDS encoding tetratricopeptide repeat protein, translated as MGDLNQVIKKKDKDGRDIHPLTHIKKGKNKLQIVLVILSVITVVNILFIIYINFFKFEEKSLITINNPKKAATAELNPKQNNQKQKEVKNLNYPMNNISISDKDFKNIASLQIPEVNFREENNQKPQETIKSNLDNKKTKQISTVENSKETQKEESNSKEEKKQLNTKKDFAYYYSLAKKFEKIRDLKSAIFYYRKAYKLNPDPDILYKIAYLNYRVGAYRGAIKYSKIILKEFPKYIDAYLLIANSYLKEDKTDLAKLTLEEAYYKFPENKKIIFKLANICEKTGNPYAAIELYEGLAKENDIKAIIKIANLYEKIGENKKALEYYKKAFSIDNGTYKDYLTDKINKLKNIN; from the coding sequence GTGGGAGATTTAAATCAAGTTATAAAAAAGAAAGACAAAGACGGTAGAGATATTCATCCTTTAACTCATATAAAGAAAGGAAAAAATAAACTTCAAATAGTATTAGTAATTTTATCTGTAATAACAGTTGTAAATATTTTATTTATTATTTATATAAATTTTTTCAAATTTGAAGAAAAGTCTTTAATTACTATTAATAATCCTAAAAAAGCAGCCACTGCAGAATTAAATCCAAAACAAAATAATCAAAAGCAAAAAGAAGTTAAAAATTTAAATTATCCTATGAATAATATTTCCATATCAGATAAAGATTTTAAAAATATTGCATCTTTACAAATTCCTGAGGTTAATTTTAGAGAAGAAAATAATCAAAAACCACAAGAAACAATAAAAAGTAATTTAGACAATAAAAAGACTAAACAAATTTCTACTGTAGAGAATAGTAAAGAAACACAAAAAGAGGAAAGTAATTCTAAAGAAGAAAAAAAACAACTTAATACAAAAAAGGATTTTGCTTACTATTATTCATTAGCAAAAAAGTTTGAAAAAATAAGGGATTTAAAAAGTGCTATCTTTTATTATAGAAAAGCTTATAAATTAAATCCTGATCCAGATATCTTATATAAAATTGCTTATTTAAACTATAGAGTTGGAGCGTACAGGGGAGCTATTAAATATTCAAAAATAATACTAAAAGAATTTCCTAAATATATTGATGCTTATCTTCTAATAGCTAATTCTTATTTAAAAGAAGATAAAACAGATTTAGCAAAGTTAACTTTAGAGGAAGCATATTATAAATTTCCAGAAAATAAAAAAATAATTTTTAAACTTGCTAATATTTGTGAAAAAACAGGTAATCCTTATGCAGCTATTGAACTTTATGAAGGTTTAGCTAAGGAAAATGATATAAAGGCTATTATTAAAATAGCAAATCTTTATGAAAAAATAGGAGAAAATAAAAAGGCTTTAGAATATTATAAAAAAGCCTTTTCCATAGATAATGGAACTTATAAAGATTATTTAACTGATAAAATAAACAAACTTAAAAACATAAATTAA
- a CDS encoding Lrp/AsnC ligand binding domain-containing protein, whose amino-acid sequence MEEKLNEAPIPFSELLKDIDVKEKSRAYVLIEADPALIPEILEQLAKIENVRSADIVTGIYDIIVFVEGENQNEIGRVVIRDINPIKGVKKATTCMVVEI is encoded by the coding sequence ATGGAAGAAAAATTAAATGAAGCGCCAATTCCTTTCTCAGAACTCTTAAAGGATATAGACGTAAAAGAAAAATCAAGAGCTTATGTACTAATAGAAGCTGATCCTGCTTTAATACCAGAGATATTAGAACAACTGGCGAAAATAGAAAATGTAAGATCTGCAGATATAGTAACTGGAATTTATGACATTATAGTTTTTGTAGAAGGAGAAAATCAAAATGAGATTGGAAGAGTAGTAATTAGAGATATAAATCCTATAAAAGGAGTAAAAAAAGCTACTACTTGTATGGTTGTTGAAATTTAA
- a CDS encoding IS1 family transposase, translated as MWIWIVVFDKDYKYFEIGKRDEETFWKLLNQIPTAKEYHTDGYKVYENLRNRKKGKYNCTNWNEGLNSFLRSKLAMLQRKTKAYAKSIRALYRALALVFIRWNLLYTL; from the coding sequence ATGTGGATATGGATTGTAGTTTTTGACAAAGACTATAAATATTTTGAAATAGGGAAAAGAGATGAAGAGACATTTTGGAAATTATTAAATCAAATTCCTACAGCTAAAGAATATCATACAGATGGATATAAGGTTTATGAAAATTTGAGGAATAGAAAGAAAGGCAAATATAACTGTACTAATTGGAATGAAGGATTAAATTCGTTTTTAAGAAGTAAATTAGCTATGCTACAAAGAAAGACAAAAGCTTATGCAAAATCTATTAGAGCTTTATATAGGGCATTAGCCTTAGTTTTTATTAGATGGAATTTATTATATACTCTTTAA
- a CDS encoding IS1/IS1595 family N-terminal zinc-binding domain-containing protein, with product MRCVYCNSEKVVKNGKSNQGKQRYLCKSCKRIFVENPERRHYPKKLKDMAIKLYTDGVSIAAISRSLEVPYETVRSWIRAAGELAIKKLEARKNILIKKNLTKQD from the coding sequence ATGAGATGTGTTTACTGTAATTCAGAAAAAGTAGTAAAAAATGGAAAATCAAATCAAGGAAAACAAAGATATTTATGTAAAAGTTGTAAAAGAATATTTGTAGAAAATCCAGAAAGAAGGCATTATCCAAAAAAATTAAAAGACATGGCTATTAAACTATATACAGATGGAGTATCTATAGCAGCAATATCTAGGTCTTTAGAAGTACCTTATGAAACCGTTAGAAGTTGGATAAGAGCAGCAGGAGAACTTGCAATTAAGAAGCTTGAAGCAAGAAAAAATATATTAATTAAAAAAAATTTAACAAAGCAGGATTAG
- the ppa gene encoding inorganic diphosphatase — protein MDLSKIPAGKNPPDDIYVVVEIPQGSSIKYEVDKESGAVFVDRFLFTAMYYPFNYGFIPNTLAEDGDPTDVLVISSQPVTPGSVIRSRPIGMLEMEDEEGIDTKIIAVPVSKLDPSFDNINEVSDLPEAILNKIKHFFEHYKELEKGKWVKVRDFKSSKIAKEDIKKAIENLKNNS, from the coding sequence ATGGATTTATCAAAAATTCCTGCTGGAAAAAATCCTCCTGATGATATTTATGTAGTAGTAGAAATTCCCCAAGGAAGTTCTATTAAATATGAAGTAGATAAAGAAAGTGGAGCAGTATTTGTAGATAGATTTTTATTTACTGCAATGTATTATCCTTTTAATTATGGATTTATTCCAAATACTTTAGCAGAAGACGGAGATCCAACTGATGTTTTAGTTATTTCTTCGCAACCAGTAACTCCTGGAAGTGTTATTAGATCAAGACCTATAGGAATGTTAGAAATGGAAGATGAAGAAGGAATAGATACAAAAATAATTGCTGTTCCTGTATCTAAACTTGACCCTTCTTTTGATAATATAAATGAAGTTTCAGATTTACCAGAAGCTATTTTGAATAAAATAAAACATTTCTTTGAACATTATAAAGAACTTGAAAAAGGAAAATGGGTAAAAGTTAGAGACTTCAAATCTTCAAAAATTGCTAAAGAAGATATCAAAAAAGCTATAGAAAATTTAAAAAATAATTCTTGA